A single window of Ananas comosus cultivar F153 linkage group 24, ASM154086v1, whole genome shotgun sequence DNA harbors:
- the LOC109728533 gene encoding uncharacterized protein LOC109728533: RLVTAQSWKKSYADKRRKDLEFAVGDRVFLRVSPMRGVKRFGVRGKLSPRYIGPFEILERVGAVAYKLALPPRLAGVHNVFHVSNLRKYIRNSTHVLEYEPVELREDMSYEEYPVCILNREVKKLRSRKIPYVKVQWSNHAVREATWELEESMRREYPQLFESTS, from the coding sequence cggttggtGACGGCGCAATCTTGGAAAAAGAGTTacgccgacaagcgaagaaaagatctagagttcgcggttggagaccgtgtgtTTTTAAGAGTATCGCCGATGAGAGGAGTAAAACGgtttggggtccgtgggaagttaagcccccgatacatcgggccgtttgagatattagagcgtgtgggtgcggtggcatacaagctcgcactaccaccgagactcgcgggagttcacaatgtgtttcatgtgtcgaatcttcgaaagtatattcgcaactcgacacatgtattagagtacgagcccgtggagctacgtgaagatatgtcttatgaggagtacccggtgtgcatcctcaaTCGAGAAGTGAAGAaattgcgaagtcgcaagattccatatgtaaaagtccaatggagcaaccatgctgtgcgagaagccacttgggagctcgaagagtcaatgcggagagagtatccacAACTATTCGAATCGACGAGCTAA